In Tachysurus fulvidraco isolate hzauxx_2018 chromosome 5, HZAU_PFXX_2.0, whole genome shotgun sequence, the genomic stretch GGATACTATAATTTCTTATTTAGGTAAACGTTCAGGCTCATTATTCAGTACAGAGCAATGTGCACCTGGACTTCATGTGTCTTCCTTATACCTGGATACATCACTAAAATCAGACTGTTTGTGAACTGCCGTTTTCAAGTCAGGGTTTTTTGCTGTCATTTAAGGAAATTCAGAAACATCTCTATGACAAGGAGGTCTGGGGTTGTCATAGGTGGAACATTGTCTTCTAATCATTGATATTCTACAGGATCTTGTGAAATATAGTCAGTTAAGATTAACATCATAAACAATAGCAGAATACTACAATTTAAAGTTTGGTCCTCAATgaaagtttaatttattattattttgtcatttatttcttcaaagatttatttaagatttatttctGCTTACATTATTTGTAGCATATATTTGTTGTTGAGCTACATTGTTCACTTACCTTCTCTGGATATTTGAGAGATATGCTCTGCAAAGTTGGTGACCTTCCAACGCTTGAGGTACACATGTAACTGAAATATAGACACTAGGTCTATTGTAAATGCTGAGAGTGGGACCATTACTGAGGGGGACTGGACCTGCTGCAATAACCGAGCAAAGACTAGGAGAAATATGTTGgagaatgaatttaaaataattcaaaagaaTAGAACAGAACACAATAGAATATAATAGAAACCTGTATCAGCCTGGCCTGGCAATTTGGCTTTCACATTGTGAATGAACCGCTTGCGTAGTATCCTGAGAAATGAGTCAGCAGTGCAACAAAATGCTGGAGGACATTCACAGCATTCATCCCACAACATCATAACATTTCTCAGCTTCGGTGCCCCAGACCACACTAAAGAAAATAcagataataatatataacaattaatgataataataatattataataataataataataataataataataataataataatagaaatgtttgtttttaagaaagTGAACCTACTAGGATTATAGACTTAATAGTATATTATGAACAAATAAcatctttatataataattttatataaggccatccttaaaaatattttggtttgcagtaacagtaaaaaaaaaaataaaagggtcggtaggtaggtctatatttttttttttcaagtttcaatgtaaacagttttggtgatggtgattacgtaggtatgaatttaaacaaattagcatattgtgatgTCACTGATGTTAACTATGTTACCACTACCACTAATGTTATTTCTTATCATGCTCTACTGATTTCATTTAAGCATGCCACCATGTTTCATCTTCTATTACTTAATCAACAAAAGTAATCTACATCAATAAATTACAGTAACTGATCAATAACAGCTAACATTAATCTTGTTCGATGATTCACATGCTGGAAGTGATGTCAGGCTTTGGAAATCCTGGCTATTGACTTGATGCCACTTTTGagtagtgtactgtatgttagcaTACTCATATTTAATCTGTTAGATTGGAGGCATGGACTCCAGAAGGCTTAAAGATGTGTTGTAGTAACTGGCACAAAGACATGAACAGGAAATCCTCACTAAATTGTGAGATGAAGCATCCACAGACTGGATTTTGGTATATAcagtactaaccactgcatgcCACAAATACCAGGCAAGAAATGCCCAGTCCTCCACCATCACAATTTTGGCCTTGGTCAAAGTGTAAGTCTCAGTTGCTTACATTTGCCGTTTTCCTGTGCCCAGCACATCAACTTCCAGAACTGGCTGGTCACTTGCTTCCTAATATATCTCATGCTTTCATAGGTGCTAATGTAATGAGATAATCAGCTTTCTTCACTTCACTGGTTGGTTAGTATAATGTCATATTTGATTGGTGTATATATTCACAGGATGCTACTattttgtgtttacagtgataactttttctgtgttaaatgtTAATTGACTATAAAacgatttattttatattgattaCTGCTTATTAGTTTAAAGGAGCAAAACCGCCATTGTACAACACACAATTATTGTAAGCAATTAGATGTTATTAATTTAGGCACTTACATTCTGTTGATGATATATCAGGAGTCTTGCTTTGTGTAAAAGAAGCAATTCTTTTAAGTACATCAGTTTGATGTGATATTTCTTTCAGGATGTACAGTTGCATGTACTCCAAATTAGTCCCCCTCAGTTCCTGTAAGATAATGCAATGGCTAAACACCAAGCAACTCATAGCAGCTCCAAGCAACTTACATAAAGCAACATATGcataaaattatttacaagtgcatttaaaacaacatttaacatttaaaacgaATGCCAAAATGGCCAGATCAGGCCGTCCATgcaaattcaccccaagagcAGACGGCAAGATGCTTAATAAAGTCTACAAAAACTCAAAATGTTGCCATGGGACCTATAGCAAGCTCTTGCTATAGTTGATGTCCAAGTAgatgaatctacaatcagaaagagactgcACAACTTTAATTGTCATGGTAGATGTAGGAACTTTGTAGTATAACAAAAACATGAGGGCAGGACTGAAGTTTGCCAAAGAACACAAATTTAAAGGCCAAGACTTCTGAAATAATGTGCTTTCAAAGAATtagaatacattttaattatttggagACCATAACAGGGGGCATGCTTGGCATAATCTGAATACAGCATTTCATACAGCTCATAATCAtagaatccactatgaattctacattgtacaaggtgcttgaggaacatgagaccatctgtcaaaaaaatgTAAGCTTAAGCCTAACTTGGAACATATCTTTGACCcaaaacataccagtaaatccaccaagAACTcgctgaaaagtaaaaaatagaGAATTCTGGAATGGtcaagtcaaagcccagatctaaatcctattgagattCTTTCGGGTGATTTGAAATGGACTGTGCGTTAAGATATCCCTCAATCAGCACACAGCTAAAAGAATTCTGCAGTaacatcactttcatctacagGTTGTTTAGTGTTCACCTGATGACAGACTCATGATCATTATCATAAGCCAAAGTAAAAAATGCCTTTAGTTACTGTACTTAGACGTTACCCTGTATTCCTTTCTGATCCAACAGACTATTACATGTTTTGATTTTGGAGTGATATTTGCTGGTTGACCACTTCTGTCATGATCTAGCCCAGACTTTTTACTGgtaccatgttttttttttttgtttacgttttgtgttcACATCTCTGCCCCACCCTGGTCTGTCTAATTCCTTCAagcctcagcacacctgttcctcatgtgtctaattgtctcctATTTATTCATGCCATGTTGCCTTTGGCAGCGTGGAATCGTcttctttgtattgtttttgtgtgctctgtcttgtcttttaagttttggtttcttttctttttcccagtGTTTCCTgatcttgtttttgttgtttgtcatatttaattgtgtttttagcTATTCTCGGATTTGGGCCTGATCACCCCCACTACTGGGCATGTACTACTGATCTTCCTCCATTTGTACAGAATCTATATCAGGGTCCAAACTTTTAAGAGAGgattttgtaaccttttccagTCTGATGAGCAATGATGCCCTTGAACAAACACATTATGAACATCAGTCTTTGATATATCTCTGTTCTTTCAATAAAGACACTCAAGGAGACCTGATTATCATCTCATTGACTGATCATCTCATAGTAATTGACCTTAAAATTACTAGAgattcacatacttttgcctcttacagatatataatattggaacattttcctaaataaaaaaattaccagGAATGATATATTTGTTTGACTGGGTTctctttgtttgcttttggGACGTGAAAACCTGATGAtcttttgggtcatatttatgcagaaatatagaaatagaaaaggGTTTACAAACATTTAAGACACACTGTATGTCCTGTTGTATTCCCTATGGTTTACGGCATGCATGcatcatacatactgtacatggcaCCATACTCATGTGTAATCAAACTTACTCAGATTGTGAGCAATTGGAAAAGATATTTCAAATATTATGTTTTCTTACTCTCAGTAGTGCAATACAGATGCTGAGGTGGATCTCCAAGGTTAGATCCAGACTGTATTCCCCAGTGCTGAGTGGACATCTGTCCTCACTGTCTGTTCTTTTGGCCATGTATCCTGTATGTTGCTGTTCTGTCGACAGTTCTGAAATAACCTCTCGACTTGTCAGTGTGTTCCCTTTGAACctgaaataaagcaaaattgAAATTATTAATATGGTATTACTATTGAGGCtgcaatatttacaaatatattaaaaaaatattttctttaataaatttgtGCTgccatttttcatttgttttactttttactttcatGTTGTACTTTTCTTTTACAGTTAAGGTTTTCAAAGTatgcttttgttttctaaagACGACAAGCAAAGGATAATaagtaatattaaataatattatttatatattatatttagctTATATTCAGACAAGAAGTTACATTATGAACACTAATTAATGCAAACATTCATCTTGCGTTTAGTTGCAGGATGTTTAGTCATTCTTCCTCCATCATTAGTAATTGTATTACTTTAATAAGTCTTAGCTTTCTAATGAAGGATGTTCCTTCCACATACCTTCTCAGTGAGTAATATGGTCTATTTTTAAATCTGCTATACAAATAACTTAATTGAATTTACTTTGTAGTCCTTTCATGCCCcttgtatgtatgtctgtgatttttttttttaatccgatACAGATGCCATCTTCTACATTCAGTGACTGACCAACTAAATTCTACCATTAGTAAATAATCTCTAGTCTACTGTACCTAGTGTCCATGAGCCTGCTGCTACTCATGCAGGAATTGGTGTCTTCTGTGTTGAAATCAAAGGACAAAAAGTCAAAACTGCCCAGAACTTCCTCTTCCTCAACATCTAGTGCCTCTCTAGAGGATGTCTTAAGAATGTAGATGTTCCTCTAAAAacatagaaataataaattcaatacAAATGGATGATCAATGATTAAACTTCATTTTAGAGTTGGTGGTGACTGTAACACTTTTAAGACCTGATTCACCTTTAAGACCTTGTTAAGCTGTTGTATTTGTAGATTTAGATGCTTTATCTCCTTGATAAAACTCATCTCCTGTAAGATAGTAGTAATCTGTGCTTGCAACAGTCCAACCTTCATGGCCACTGCTCTTTTTTGGGAATTCCCTACACCCATCACTAGGACCTTTTGCTTTTCTTCTACCCCTTTTTCAACTTTGTCTGTGTGATTATTTGTAGCCACTTTTGCCTTCTCTGGTTCCAATTCCTGATTGGTGGCCACCACACCATTTTTTGGAAGAATGTCAGGAGTGCTGTAACATGGAAAAATAGTTAAAGAGTCCCGCTTGCTGTCACCTCGAACAGGAGAGCCGTTCTTGGGCTCTGAAGACATTTTCCCAATTTTATCACCCTGTAGATTGAAAATTGAAAATTAGAAGTTCATGCAGTGTTTAGAATACTacgttttttcttatttatttttgcatgaaTTCTACCTTTGGAAGGGGTGTCTGTAAACAGTCATCGTACACTGACTGACAATCCATGGAAATGTCAGGGAAGATTGGAGGATGACTGGCCCTTTCATAGACCAAAGGAGAGACTGCCTGGGCAGATTCAGTCAGGTAATTAAGCAGAAACACACCCCGGGATTCATGTGAGCCAATGGAGAAAGAGCCATCTGTGTTTTGAAACTGGTGCAGCATAGACTGTCAAATAGATCAATAGATGCATGGCCTTTTTTTCAAGTTCACATTTCACTTAAAAGTACATGACTGAGAAGGTGGGAGAGTTAGGAGGTGCATACTGTAGTTGCTCACCGGTATTTTCCTGCTGTTTGTAGACTGTCGACTGGCAGATGACATGAGATACTTTACCATGCCACTGTCAAAAGGACTGCATATAAAGTAAGACTGAGTAAGGCCATAGAAACTTACATTCAGTGCCATTGTTGTAACCATTGTCTAAAGTCTCTAAAGGCAAGACAAGCTCAGAACAAAATTACAATAGCTTACAGTTTGCAGTCTTAGGCAAGTGACCCTTCAGAATTTAAAAAGATAATGTCATATATATCAACTGCTGTCACCTGGGATTTTAGCTGTATTAAAGAAATCATATAAATTGTAACATTGTACACTGCAAAAATAGTATATCCATGaattttttctgtatttctccAGTTGATAGCTGTGATGCTGGATGTAAGGTTTTAATTAGACCCGAAAATTCACTCCATCTGGCCTGCAAAATATACTGagttaagaaaatattttacaaaggATGTACTACTTACTTCCAGACCACTTCCAGTTGGAGTTTGATGGTTGCCAGTTCCGTAATGTCAACAATCATCATTTGTGGATGTGCACTGTAGAAGTCTGCACATTTACATGTCACCATTCCAACTAAGTTGGAGCTCAGGTTCTTCACCTCTGTTACCTAAAGGACACATATCATCATATGATGGTTATGTTACTTTGCAACGCATGCCAACATGTGTGGTGTATGATGTTGATTGCTAAGCATTTCTATTCTGCAATCACAAACAGGGGTTAAATATAAGGTCTGGgctatattcatttattttggttATACTTTCAGTGAAATAATTGGTTATGGTAAAGAAATTACAAATCACAGACCAGCAGGCCATGGATTGTTAGAAAGCCTCTAGACCACTTCCTCCTCTCCCATAACTCCACCAGGAAGTTCCCTGTCCCTTGTCACCTGATCTCCAGGATAATTCTGAGGCATACATGGACATCTTTGGTTAGAAGATAGAAGATAGATGAGTGGCTCTGCATCCAAACTCTTCTTACTAGAGAGGGAAACCTGTAGTGTGCCACCAGAGAGCCAGCTAGATTAATCAGCTGTCAGAAGAGCTGTGTTTGTGCAGGGTTGGTCTGGCCTCCAGAGAGGTATTGCTTGCAGTCATGTTTCGTAGCATTGGAAGAAAGGGACCAGCCCTTTATGTTAACCCAAAAGCTCTGTGACTGCAGTCACTGCCCGAAACCTCACCCAATGCAGTCAGAGAAGCTCTTTGAACTGAAGCAGTTTGTCAGTCGCTTTCTGGCTGGGACCTTTGCATGGCGTCATTAAGACCAAACCAAGCACATTTGTTGAAGCCACTCAACAAGCCAACACATACATGAATTACATCTCGCATCTTGCATTATTATTCACTCCTTgaacatttgcaaaaaaaaaattaaaattaaaaatctacATTCCATACCATTTAGGGGAAAAGATAATATTGTGACACAAAGGTAAATTTTGATGCAACAGACATTTGATTGTTGCAAAATTAGTAAACCCCTTGGGCCAATACTTCACAGGACTGGATGGAGATTTATATTCCACATAGTGAAGTGTGGTTCAACggttgttgtgtgtatttgcattttgtaatgtatttgtatgtttgtgataGCTGGAATTGAGAGAAATAATTGAAAGCCCTATTATTTGCAGTCGGGGATGCACCCTAGGATTTCAAAGGGTTGAAAGTCATTAAGAAATGCAAGAGTGGTCCACCGAATAAAAATGCAGTTCTCCTAGAATTGTAAGCACAACTCTATTTGTCTAGTTATTATGGAAGCATTCGCTCCAGGTACCAGAAGACAAAGCCCTAAAAAGGTTACTGTTCAACTATAGCTAAATGAATGTGGCAAAAAAATGATAATGAGCTCCATTAATTTTCAACTGTAATTGTGCTTGTGTTATGAACCTTTTAGCCTTTCATAAGTCACATTTTATCAAATCTTTACATGAGTAATGTTTTTGGTCAGTGCAGTGTGAAATGGAAACAACACAACAGTAGAACAAAAACATATAGCAATGGAAAGTCACTTTTTACACCCCAAGAATACCCTAATAAAacctctgtaaaaaaaatctataatatacagtaggttcatataatccctacatgatatTCTTAATATTACAGTGCCACAATCCAGTGATGTTTTTGCTGATCATATATTACTAGACCTGCTTCTCATCATAACATCAGAGTACACTAATACAATTATCACTGAAAATAATTTCTATCACTGCATGCTTGTCTAAACTATCATTAGTCAAATTTAAACATTAGACATTAAACATTAGAAaagtataaatatttaacatctGTTAAAATATTGAATAGGTATGCAAGGAAGCTTTTGACAGAAAGAGATTAAATAAACCTACAGCGTCATGTGTAAAATCTTAAACGCTTTACAAATAACTTCTATGGTTATTAGAATCACAACCAATTTGTAAAAGGATTATATCAAAATGTACTGAAGAATCACTTTTAAAATGCACCATCCAGCTGAGTTTTTGCTATTGACACAGTTCTTGATTGCACATCTGATAATATGATTATATCCTGCCCTGCGCTCCTTAAACCTGAAACTGCAGAAGTGCATGTTTTcctgttgttttcttttagacGTTTGTTCttgaaatgtattttgtttttggaatttttttaatggaaaattgCATGCAATAAATAATCTATATCATTATATTACAAGTGAAAAATGTCCTTTTAAATTTTGTTATCATTCCTTCAGAAGTAGCTGAAACCTGTCTATGGTCATGTAATACCTGATGCAGCTATCATAAATGGCATATAAGGGACTATTCTGTCATCACACCCTTTAGAGGCATTTCTGTTTGAACAGGTGTGTGGGTACGCATAAATCACCTTGATCTCAAAGCTCTCATGGATATGAGGGAGGAAAACCATTTGCTCTTCATTCCATAGCTGTTGGTCATCAGTCTGGATCCGCCCTCTGATTCTCCATCGCTGTTGTCCCAGTCGTATTAATACCTACATAGTGAAAGTGGTTTGGTTTGTATATGTGCGTACAACTATTCCACTAATTTACCATATTCCACCAGGATGACTAGAACTATTATTTACCACAAAATAATGTGTCAAAGTCATTAACATCCTAAACAATATTGTGaataaatgcaattaaattATCAGTCAAAtatcattattcattataaaagtacattatttttgttttgttctcagTCTCCACAACCTCACTGAATATAAACCGTTGTCAGAACCATTGTCAAAAAAACTCACAACTCAGAAACCTCACAAAAGAGTTGGATGATTATTTGACCTCCTCAAATTGagtaatttgttttttgtttttttgtttttttaaaaaacagctataaactatttatttacataaacaattaaaattaacAATACATATCACCTACTATACAGAAAGGTTCAATGGTACGAAACACAAATGCAATTGTTATGTATTGAACACAATGTCACCCAC encodes the following:
- the ripor3 gene encoding RIPOR family member 3 isoform X1, which produces MSVKLRFDWPAKDGMVQRSCSFTGVNTLTNRHRLSYARTSLRTKGLTGKSTRILSSTQVVGSIWGQQPEQVDRVFQVLQKGLKEYLEGHKTELEFLLSQQRDSTRNSRLAFFYDLEKDIRALERYIRRLEFQISKVEGLYETYCIQWRLCQGAINMKRAFSLSPSSRESRESLLELNRNHRQILENMCSMEGELDILLGELQIKMKGLIGFARLCPGDQYEVLIRLGQQRWRIRGRIQTDDQQLWNEEQMVFLPHIHESFEIKVTEVKNLSSNLVGMVTCKCADFYSAHPQMMIVDITELATIKLQLEVVWNPFDSGMVKYLMSSASRQSTNSRKIPSMLHQFQNTDGSFSIGSHESRGVFLLNYLTESAQAVSPLVYERASHPPIFPDISMDCQSVYDDCLQTPLPKGDKIGKMSSEPKNGSPVRGDSKRDSLTIFPCYSTPDILPKNGVVATNQELEPEKAKVATNNHTDKVEKGVEEKQKVLVMGVGNSQKRAVAMKVGLLQAQITTILQEMSFIKEIKHLNLQIQQLNKVLKRNIYILKTSSREALDVEEEEVLGSFDFLSFDFNTEDTNSCMSSSRLMDTRFKGNTLTSREVISELSTEQQHTGYMAKRTDSEDRCPLSTGEYSLDLTLEIHLSICIALLRELRGTNLEYMQLYILKEISHQTDVLKRIASFTQSKTPDISSTELWSGAPKLRNVMMLWDECCECPPAFCCTADSFLRILRKRFIHNVKAKLPGQADTVFARLLQQVQSPSVMVPLSAFTIDLVSIFQLHVYLKRWKVTNFAEHISQISREVYLVSCLETPKRRKVLKKLKGRMITELQPMGQTLHLLAKLLTDNSQKVAFSAASCLSRASVCKSFKLKAVVHYTWLLKDNDIQVQQQACLALKCLKAVESAEQVAELWHSTDEELRNAARETILSFGTKGHKAFQRMDQIRAELQEEVYKNLKTEITIF
- the ripor3 gene encoding RIPOR family member 3 isoform X2 gives rise to the protein MSVKLRFDWPAKDGMVQRSCSFTGVNTLTNRHRLSYARTSLRTKGLTGKSTRILSSTQVVGSIWGQQPEQVDRVFQVLQKGLKEYLEGHKTELEFLLSQQRDSTRNSRLAFFYDLEKDIRALERYIRRLEFQISKVEGLYETYCIQWRLCQGAINMKRAFSLSPSSRESRESLLELNRNHRQILENMCSMEGELDILLGELQIKMKGLIGFARLCPGDQYEVLIRLGQQRWRIRGRIQTDDQQLWNEEQMVFLPHIHESFEIKVTEVKNLSSNLVGMVTCKCADFYSAHPQMMIVDITELATIKLQLEVVWNTPDILPKNGVVATNQELEPEKAKVATNNHTDKVEKGVEEKQKVLVMGVGNSQKRAVAMKVGLLQAQITTILQEMSFIKEIKHLNLQIQQLNKVLKRNIYILKTSSREALDVEEEEVLGSFDFLSFDFNTEDTNSCMSSSRLMDTRFKGNTLTSREVISELSTEQQHTGYMAKRTDSEDRCPLSTGEYSLDLTLEIHLSICIALLRELRGTNLEYMQLYILKEISHQTDVLKRIASFTQSKTPDISSTELWSGAPKLRNVMMLWDECCECPPAFCCTADSFLRILRKRFIHNVKAKLPGQADTVFARLLQQVQSPSVMVPLSAFTIDLVSIFQLHVYLKRWKVTNFAEHISQISREVYLVSCLETPKRRKVLKKLKGRMITELQPMGQTLHLLAKLLTDNSQKVAFSAASCLSRASVCKSFKLKAVVHYTWLLKDNDIQVQQQACLALKCLKAVESAEQVAELWHSTDEELRNAARETILSFGTKGHKAFQRMDQIRAELQEEVYKNLKTEITIF